One Massilia sp. 9096 genomic window carries:
- a CDS encoding putative zinc-binding metallopeptidase, with protein MKTFHCDKCSQQIFFENTLCFNCQSTLGYQPATRSINAFEETDTGQWRSLHRNDAGKLYKKCGNYVEHNVCNWMLPADDPHDLCESCQLTVVIPALTSEKNRVLWARLEAAKRRLLFSLATLNLTPVSKEKEPETGLAFQFLEDGGPDQHVMTGHDNGLITLNIAEADPAERERTREQMHERYRTLLGHFRHESGHYYFDRLVADSEWIDGYRALFGDERQDYGECLKRHYNEGPPADWDAHFVSTYASSHPWEDWAETWAHYLHMLDTLETANACGLSLHPAKADEPELDRVILPTRTDAFDSITREWFTLTYVLNSLNRSIGMPDSYPFTLSTPVLEKLGFVHKVVRAQMKAPAAA; from the coding sequence ATGAAAACGTTTCACTGCGACAAGTGTTCACAGCAAATATTTTTCGAAAACACCCTCTGCTTCAATTGCCAGAGCACGCTGGGCTATCAGCCTGCGACGCGCAGCATCAACGCCTTCGAGGAAACCGACACCGGCCAATGGCGCAGCCTGCACCGCAACGACGCGGGCAAACTGTACAAAAAGTGCGGCAATTACGTCGAACATAACGTCTGCAACTGGATGCTGCCGGCGGACGACCCGCACGACCTGTGCGAGTCGTGCCAGCTGACGGTCGTGATTCCGGCGCTGACATCGGAAAAAAACCGGGTGCTCTGGGCGCGCCTGGAAGCGGCCAAGCGCCGTCTGCTGTTTTCGCTGGCGACGCTGAACCTGACCCCGGTATCGAAAGAGAAGGAACCCGAGACCGGGCTGGCGTTCCAGTTCCTCGAAGACGGCGGGCCGGACCAGCACGTCATGACCGGCCACGACAATGGCCTGATCACGCTGAACATCGCGGAAGCCGACCCGGCCGAGCGCGAACGCACGCGCGAACAGATGCATGAACGCTACCGCACGCTGCTGGGGCACTTCCGCCACGAGAGCGGCCACTACTATTTTGACCGGCTGGTCGCCGACAGCGAGTGGATCGACGGCTACCGCGCCCTGTTCGGCGACGAGCGCCAGGATTATGGCGAGTGCCTGAAGCGCCACTACAACGAAGGACCGCCGGCCGACTGGGATGCGCACTTCGTGAGCACCTACGCCAGTTCTCACCCGTGGGAAGACTGGGCCGAAACCTGGGCCCACTACCTGCACATGCTCGACACGCTCGAAACCGCGAACGCGTGCGGCTTGTCGCTGCATCCGGCCAAGGCGGACGAACCGGAGCTGGACCGTGTCATCCTGCCCACCAGGACAGATGCGTTCGACAGCATCACGCGGGAATGGTTCACCCTGACCTACGTGCTCAACAGCCTGAACCGCAGCATCGGCATGCCGGACTCCTACCCGTTCACGCTCAGCACCCCGGTACTGGAAAAGCTCGGATTCGTGCACAAGGTGGTGCGCGCCCAGATGAAGGCGCCTGCGGCAGCGTAA